A DNA window from Gigantopelta aegis isolate Gae_Host chromosome 4, Gae_host_genome, whole genome shotgun sequence contains the following coding sequences:
- the LOC121371325 gene encoding interferon-induced protein 44-like, protein MVEILKPADKKQLSKWIGGGSSKQFELLFKATRDGCAANVFHAKCDNKGPTVTVFYNTVDCIFGGYTSMNWLSVTTYNYDEKAFLFRLQLKGAPEYKKYPVKVFNNASYSNATYGPTFGAGHDIYSFNGTLAKTGNYYASNGGVTLGQTYNMLGDTAATFHAENIQYTDIEVYKVIDGGLCLEKPWRPIPGLNMKTLMSEVEKYSPVDAVSIDYVNILLIGAVGAGKSSYFNTINSIFRGHVTSQACSGSAEHSLTTVYRVYKIRSQETGFPLKFRLCDTRGLEEAQGMDSADLLAILDGHLPDRYQFNPSMPVSPEVTGYKKNPTLQDKIHVIAFVMDGCSVDVFPEKILTNIKATQQKANQRGIPQVVLLTKVDRVCQEVEQDLSQVFYSQAVQDLVDEVSQLVGLPRAHILPVKNYEREMELDQDVNIPALLSVRQMLRFADDYLYNFVDES, encoded by the exons ATGGTTGAGATTCTGAAACCAGCAGATAAAAAACAGCTTTCGAAATGGATAGGTGGTGGATCAAGCAAACAGTTTGAGCTGTTGTTTAAAGCCACAAGGGATGGGTGTGCCGCCAACGTCTTCCATGCAAAGTGTGACAATAAAGGCCCTACTGTCACGGTTTTCTACAACACTGTTGACTGTATCTTCGGGGGTTATACCAGCATGAACTGGTTGTCTGTTACAACCTACAACTATGACGAAAAAGCTTTCTTATTTCGGCTACAGTTAAAGGGTGCTCCAGAGTACAAAAAATACCCAGTGAAAGTCTTTAACAATGCTAGCTATTCGAATGCCACTTATGGCCCAACATTTGGTGCAGGTCATGATATATATTCCTTCAATGGTACACTGGCAAAAACAGGAAACTATTATGCCAGCAATGGTGGAGTAACTCTGGGACAAACATACAACATGCTTGGAGACACAGCTGCTACATTTCATGCAGagaatatacaatatacagacatcgaagtttataaagttattg ATGGAGGTTTGTGTCTGGAGAAGCCTTGGCGTCCAATTCCTGGTCTCAATATGAAG ACTCTGATGTCCGAAGTAGAGAAGTATTCCCCTGTGGATGCTGTGAGCATCGACTACGTGAACATCCTGCTGATAGGAGCTGTAGGAGCCGGCAAGTCGAGTTACTTCAACACCATCAACTCCATATTCCGTGGTCATGTGACGAGTCAGGCTTGCAGTGGCAGCGCAGAGCACAGTCTCACTACCGTG TATCGAGTGTACAAGATTCGCTCTCAGGAAACTGGTTTTCCACTCAAGTTTCGACTGTGTGACACGCGAGGTCTGGAGGAGGCGCAGGGAATGGATTCAGCAGATCTGTTGGCCATACTTGACGGTCACCTTCCGGACCGCTACCAG TTCAATCCATCAATGCCAGTCAGCCCAGAAGTAACAGGCTACAAGAAAAATCCAACTTTACAGGATAAAATCCATGTCATTGCATTTGTCATGGATGGATGCTCAGTGGATGTTTTTCCAGAAAAgattcttacaaacattaaggcTACACAACAAAAGGCAAATCAGAGAG GTATCCCCCAAGTGGTTCTGCTCACCAAAGTGGACCGTGTGTGTCAGGAAGTGGAACAGGACCTGTCACAGGTCTTCTACAGCCAGGCAGTCCAGGATCTTGTTGATGAGGTGTCACAGCTCGTGGGATTACCACGGGCTCACATCCTGCCAGTCAAGAATTACGAGAGAGAGATGGAGTTGGACCAGGATGTCAACATACCGGCATTGCTGAGTGTCAGACAGATGCTGAGATTCGCAGACGACTATCTCTACAACTTTGTTGATGAAAGTtaa
- the LOC121371330 gene encoding LOW QUALITY PROTEIN: protein phosphatase 1 regulatory subunit 36-like (The sequence of the model RefSeq protein was modified relative to this genomic sequence to represent the inferred CDS: deleted 2 bases in 1 codon; substituted 1 base at 1 genomic stop codon), with translation MAKLPFIQEPGLILLPTSGRWTWKEEPPSLEFISNNSVGDKQDKRRKAKGEHGKGRSDRAASSTVRSLTVGRGRGQTLTGLTKSPYASKKDTADHPTVTLLDIKSVAHEMMSESSGELIPDAVRNLFMTEQFDEFLLHLLSYFNCFFEKMSQENKKNPMYIEPSLSEKKAYAEVCVRIEVAQCLLGQYYCVLVLGLGLEDYHHMCCGKSRVSSTHKDKSMFEAFYTFCTYVVWITFRRKEFEVVKKEIGRMLRSDTFNPAIRVKYATEELKEDLKKAPKPEERRDSTEKKLTPAEYRRLHPKRPAIKSIITQRSPAVVSILPSPKEEAHWLFKKSEPVATSFWLKLCRLVISKKMKNXTQIKKNLTINPKKYKVGILGEPYNLFNSMTLTPVGTETEEETEGDGECKETGEEGTGDKGHTSDRGISRQQTAVSTATTEAMSDDEGR, from the exons TAATAATTCAGTTGGTGATAAACAAGACAAACGAAGGAAAGCAAAGGGTGAACATGGCAAAGGACGAAGTGACAG GGCTGCGTCCAGCACAGTTCGGTCTCTCACTGTCGGAAGGGGCCGCGGTCAGACCCTGACTGGTCTCACCAAGTCACCATATGCATCAAAGAAAGACACAGCAGATCACCCCACTGTCACCTTGCTCGATATTAAGT CGGTAGCCCATGAAATGATGTCTGAAAGCTCAGGTGAACTGATTCCAGACGCTGTTCGCAATCTCTTTAT GACGGAACAGTTTGATGAGTTTCTACTTCATCTTCTCAGTTATTTCAACTGCTTTTTTGAGAAAATGAGTcaagaaaataagaaaaatccTATGTATAT CGAGCCGAGTCTGTCGGAGAAGAAGGCGTATGCGGAGGTGTGCGTGCGTATCGAGGTGGCGCAGTGCCTGCTGGGACAATACTACTGTGTGCTCGTGCTGGGGCTCGGCCTTGAGGATTACCACCACATGTGTTGTGGAAA GTCAAGAGTATCCTCCACACACAAAGATAAAAGTATGTTTGAG GCTTTTTACACGTTTTGCACATATGTTGTGTGGATCACATTCAGAAGAAAAGAGTTTGAAGTTGTCAAGAAAGAAATTGGCAG GATGTTGAGATCGGACACCTTCAACCCAGCGATTCGTGTCAAGTACGCCACTGAAG AGTTAAAAGAAGATCTGAAAAAAGCACCAAAACCAGAAGAAAGAAGAGATTCTACAGAAAAGAAATTAACACCAGCTGAATACAGAAGACTTCATCC GAAAAGACCAGCAATAAAATCCATTATTAC TCAGAGGTCACCAGCTGTTGTTTCCATTTTGCCTTCACCAAAAGAAGAAGCACACTGGCTTTTCAAGAAATCTGAGCCAGTGGCCACAAG cTTTTGGCTCAAGCTATGCAGGCTAGTAATATCAAAGAAGATGAAGAACTAGACG CAGATCAAAAAGAACTTGACCATTAACCCAAAGAAATACAA agtTGGTATTCTTGGCGAACCCTACAACCTGTTTAACAGCATGACTTTGACCCCCGTGGGAACAGAAACTGAGGAGGAGACGGAGGGTGACGGGGAATGTAAAGA aACGGGAGAGGAAGGTACAGGCGACAAAGGTCACACCTCAG ATCGAGGAATAAGCAGACAACAGACTGCAGTGTCCACTGCTACAACAGAAGCCATGTCTGATGATGAGGGTAGATAA